One genomic segment of Helianthus annuus cultivar XRQ/B chromosome 14, HanXRQr2.0-SUNRISE, whole genome shotgun sequence includes these proteins:
- the LOC110908393 gene encoding exonuclease V, chloroplastic, whose product MWKETSEIPIEIVSDEEMSLIEAAFASTSHRTYYSLGRDIEDGIGSNTQKESLLRRFKRKSGLFVTDITSTEWCEKQKEFFLVCGKPKASEAMKAGSARHALLEQEVITKVEVVIRSAEEHWALKMINFIHGTNQLFLDGLTRELPLIGFAEDVCVVGVIDEIRMKTGTITLVETKTRSQNNLPSEAQQRNGRLQLMCYKYLWDSLLAHPFPTKHFLQLFSLKPDYMLSQEIREFAMQAGAPVQTLNDVIGKYQYVCSMLPEAQDQLLLRYEYQKDQSLIGEDQYLYDSYWVADRIRSSLEFWKGEREASYVLENERWKCKHCKFVAARISWVESVLVVDDGCVALVLFDTVLHPAATRGVLWGFSKKK is encoded by the exons ATGTGGAAAGAGACATCTGAAATCCCAATAGAGATCGTGAGTGACGAAGAAATGTCACTCATCGAAGCCGCCTTCGCCTCCACTTCCCATCGGACTTATTACTCCCTCGGTCGTGATATCGAAGATGGAATTGGAAGTAATACCCAAAAAGAATCCTTATTGCGTCGATTCAAGAGGAAATCAGGCTTGTTCGTTACCGATATTACATCTACG GAATGGTGTGAGAAACAAAAAGAGTTTTTTCTAGTTTGCGGAAAGCCAAAGGCTAGTGAAGCTATGAAAGCTGGCAGTGCTCGTCATGCACTACTTGAACAAGAG GTTATAACGAAAGTTGAAGTTGTCATAAGATCGGCCGAAGAACATTGGGCTTTGAAAATGATTAACTTTATACATGGTACTAATCAATTATTTCTCGATGGTTTAACACGCGAGCTGCCACT GATAGGGTTTGCAGAAGATGTATGTGTGGTTGGAGTTATCGATGAAATACGAATGAAAACAGGAACAATAACATTAGTTGAAACCAAAACCCGTTCACAAAACAATCTTCCTTCTGAAGCGCAACAGAGAAACGGAAGGCTTCAGTTGATGTGCTACAAGTACCTATGGGACAGCCTACTGGCTCATCCATTTCCTACAAAACACTTTCTACAATTGTTTTCTTTGAAACCTGATTACATGTTATCTCAAGAAATCCGTGAGTTTGCCATGCAAGCAGGTGCACCTGTACAG ACACTTAATGATGTAATAGGAAAGTACCAATATGTTTGTTCCATGCTGCCTGAAGCTCAAGACCAGCTTCTGTTAAG ATATGAGTACCAGAAAGACCAATCTTTGATAGGGGAGGACCAATATTTATATGACTCTTATTGGGTCGCTGATCGAATTCGGTCCAGTCTGGAATTCTGGAAGGGCGAACGAGAAGCAAGTTATGTACTTGAGAATGAGCGATGGAAATGCAAGCACTGCAA gttcgtcgcagcACGCATATCCtgggtcgagtcagtgttggtggtcgatgacggttgtgtggcattagtactatttgacaccgttttacaccctgccgcaacgcggggtgtgctttgggggttttcaaagaaaaaatag